The proteins below are encoded in one region of Telopea speciosissima isolate NSW1024214 ecotype Mountain lineage chromosome 10, Tspe_v1, whole genome shotgun sequence:
- the LOC122643274 gene encoding probable LRR receptor-like serine/threonine-protein kinase At3g47570 — protein sequence MEIQGKGFAPRPGWREKEASVSVLAWPPLLGPSKIQQVSCDTGGEKLLRAKGEESRGGGISSSSCMSLANGTDRQALLAFKSHITNDPFHVVSSWNDSVSYCEWPGVICGGRRHPNRVRALRLSSNGLVGSVAPEIGNLSFLREISLFNNSFHGDIPSEVSFLFRLRYLFLHNNSFEGEFPPNISRCSNLIGLRLNYNNIVGKIPVELGTLSKLQFLSFHYNKLIGQIPPSIGNLSFLDTFSAAANHLSGSIPDSLGQMTRLTFLSFPGNRLSGTIPPTIYNLSLLGDFDVADNQLQGSLPPNLGFNLPNLKWFSVSGNQFHGPIPVSVSNLSILETLLLSSNNFTGKVTVDFGGLPKLARLTLFFNHLGSGEADDLNFVNTLTNCSSLTILGFTENRFGGVLPNSIANLSTQLVILDLSHNQISGDIPVGIENLVSLQYLGLNSNLLAGSIPTSIGKLQMLNALYLSGNRFMGPIPSSLGNLTLLIGLYLDDNHLQGKIPSSIGKCKYLLRLGLSHNSFNGIIPKEIFDLFTLIELHLSRNSFFGTLPSEVGRLTSLQHLDISENMLSGEIPSTLGDCTSLEYLFMQVNLFQGSISLVLSSLRGLQDLDLSNNNFSGVIPKYLGTFKFLQRLNLSFNHLEGEVSVDGIFANLSAFSIIGNNKLCGGIPELHLLACQIQKSKEHARRRVFKLIVIVCGCGGSLCLIFMIFLFIIYRRKKERKESTLFLIGDRHFKISYAQLLKATDGFSSANLIGVGSFGSVYKGDLNHGETIVAVKVLNIRQRGASKSFMAECESLRNIRHRNLVRILSSCSSIDYKGNDFKALVYEFMPGGNLERWLHQHADGIQDEQKHLNLVQRLNISIDIATVLDYLHHHCHAQIIHCDLKPSNILLDGDLTAHLGDFGISKILLEATNRSQNPTSSIGIKGSIGYIAPEYGAGADVSRHGDVYSYGILLLEMFTRKRPTHEMFKDNFNLHCWAEMALYDGVIPVVDPSLLSMEEVEEEATTIVTNITGSRRYIKDRVQECLTSVIRIGVACSTESPWDRMDISDVVKELHLIKDIYLGVGTHHEK from the exons gagGAAT cagcagcagcagctgcaTGAGCTTGGCAAACGGAACAGATCGGCAAGCCTTGTTGGCCTTCAAATCCCATATAACCAATGATCCCTTTCATGTTGTGAGCTCTTGGAATGACTCTGTCTCTTATTGCGAGTGGCCAGGCGTTATATGTGGCGGTCGCCGGCATCCAAACAGGGTCAGAGCCTTGCGTTTATCGTCCAATGGGTTGGTGGGTTCCGTGGCTCCAGAAATAGGAAATCTCAGTTTCCTTCGAGAGATTTCGCTCTTCAACAACAGCTTCCATGGAGATATCCCCAGTGAAGTAAGCTTTCTGTTCAGGCTTCGTTATTTATTCCTACACAACAATTCTTTTGAAGGGGAATTCCCACCCAATATATCACGATGCTCCAACCTTATAGGACTCCGTTTAAATTATAACAATATTGTGGGGAAAATTCCAGTAGAACTTGGCACATTGTCGAAACTTCAATTCCTTTCATTCCATTACAACAAATTGATAGGACAGATCCCACCTTCCATTGGGAATCTTTCATTTCTTGACACATTTTCTGCTGCAGCCAATCATCTAAGTGGAAGTATTCCAGATTCCCTTGGCCAAATGACAAGATTAACGTTTCTCTCGTTTCCTGGAAATAGGTTGTCTGGTACTATCCCTCCCACTATCTATAATCTTTCCTTACTCGGTGATTTTGATGTCGCAGATAATCAACTTCAAGGGAGTCTTCCACCAAACTTAGGCTTCAATCTTCCTAATCTAAAGTGGTTTTCAGTTTCAGGAAACCAGTTTCATGGACCAATTCCAGTTTCTGTGTCTAATTTGTCAATTCTGGAAACGCTATTACTTAGCTCAAACAATTTTACTGGGAAAGTTACTGTTGATTTTGGAGGCCTACCAAAACTTGCTCGGCTTACATTGTTCTTCAATCATTTGGGAAGTGGAGAGGCTGATGACCTGAATTTTGTCAACACATTGACCAACTGTAGCAGTTTGacaattttagggtttactgAAAATCGGTTTGGTGGTGTGCTTCCCAACTCCATAGCAAACTTATCGACCCAACTGGTAATTCTAGACTTGTCACACAATCAAATATCTGGAGACATCCCAGTGGGGATCGAGAACCTTGTAAGCTTACAATACTTGGGTCTAAATAGTAACTTACTAGCAGGAAGTATTCCGACTTCAATTGGAAAGCTTCAAATGCTAAATGCACTCTATTTATCCGGAAACAGATTTATGGGGCcaatcccttcttctcttggaaaCTTGACACTCTTGATTGGGCTCTATTTAGATGATAATCACTTGCAAGGAAAAATACCTTCAAGTATAGGAAAATGCAAATATTTGTTAAGATTGGGCCTTTCCCACAACAGTTTCAATGGTATCATCCCCAAAGAGATATTCGATCTTTTCACATTAATAGAGCTACACTTGAGTAGAAATTCTTTCTTTGGTACTCTACCTTCGGAAGTGGGTCGACTGACTAGTCTTCAACACCTTGATATTTCTGAGAACATGTTGTCTGGTGAAATCCCTAGCACCCTTGGTGATTGTACAAGCCTAGAATACCTTTTTATGCAGGTTAACCTATTTCAAGGATCGATATCATTGGTTCTTAGTTCTCTAAGAGGTCTGCAAGATCTCGATCTTTCAAACAATAACTTCTCTGGTGTCATCCCGAAATATTTGGGTACATTTAAGTTTTTACAAAGACTAAATTTATCATTTAATCATTTGGAGGGTGAGGTATCAGTAGATGGAATCTTTGCAAATTTGAGTGCATTTTCAATCATTGGAAACAATAAGCTTTGTGGAGGTATACCAGAACTTCATTTGCTAGCATGCCAAATTCAAAAGTCAAAGGAACACGCCAGGCGTCGTGTTTTCAAGCTGATAGTCATCGTCTGTGGTTGTGGGGGCTCTCTATGTTtgatttttatgatatttttgttCATTATATAccggagaaaaaaagaaaggaaagaatccACTTTATTTTTGATAGGGGATCGTCATTTTAAGATCTCTTATGCCCAACTCCTTAAAGCTACCGATggattttcttctgcaaatttgATTGGAGTGGGGAGTTTTGGTTCTGTGTATAAAGGAGATCTTAATCATGGGGAAACTATTGTTGCAGTAAAGGTCCTCAACATTAGACAAAGAGGGGCTTCCAAGAGTTTCATGGCTGAATGTGAATCCCTAAGAAACATCCGGCATCGTAATCTTGTAAGAATTTTGTCATCTTGCTCAAGTATAGATTACAAAGGCAATGATTTTAAGGCTTTAGTATATGAGTTCATGCCTGGTGGGAATTTGGAGAGGTGGTTACATCAACATGCAGATGGTATACAAGATGAACAAAAGCATTTAAACCTTGTTCAAAGATTGAATATTTCCATTGATATAGCAACTGTATTGGATTATCTTCACCACCATTGTCATGCACAAATTATTCACTGTGACCTAAAGCCAAGCAATATTCTTCTCGATGGTGATTTGACTGCACATTTGGGTGATTTCGGGATATCAAAAATTCTTTTGGAAGCCACAAATAGGTCTCAAAATCCCACAAGCTCAATTGGGATAAAGGGGTCTATTGGATACATTGCACCAG AGTATGGTGCAGGTGCAGATGTTTCAAGGCATGGTGATGTATACAGTTATGGGATTCTCTTGTTAGAGATGTTCACAAGGAAGCGGCCTACTCATGAAATGTTCAAAGATAACTTTAATCTTCACTGCTGGGCTGAGATGGCTTTATATGATGGAGTGATACCTGTCGTTGACCCATCACTTCTCTCCATggaagaagttgaagaagaggcAACAACAATTGTTACCAACATCACTGGAAGTCGAAGATACATAAAGGATAGAGTGCAAGAATGCCTTACTTCAGTTATTAGAATTGGAGTTGCCTGCTCAACTGAATCACCTTGGGATCGAATGGACATAAGTGATGTGGTCAAAGAGCTACATCTGATCAAGGATATTTATCTTGGAGTTGGCACTCACCATGAAAAATGA